The Carassius auratus strain Wakin chromosome 7, ASM336829v1, whole genome shotgun sequence genome contains the following window.
ATACTAATTGCATATTGTGTTAGCagcattcagtgttttttttctggtgcAGTAAATATCTTTAGGTTTGTGTAGGTGCCAAGTACTGGCTTCATTGGAAAAGACATTAAGTTTACAAGTGTAATCCTGCCAGCGTGGCGTGGTGCCTTTTTACTGTGGAGACAATTACACTGAGGTTTAGCCGCCTGCTGATGCTGGAACCATGACACTGACAGAGAACAGAGCCAAAGATTAGTGACATTACTGGACCAGAGATGAGGCTTCAGTAATGTGACAGAAACGGCAGATGTGCTGCCTTCATTTTCAAGTGCTGAAGGGATTCCCTTGTGAAGTACACTTTAGAATACATTCAAAAAGAGTACTAAATATGGAAAAGAAAATGCTTAACTGCGCACTGAATGTAAGATTCTTGAAAACTTAGTTGCATGTTAATTGAAAATGCATAGTagtttaaattaatatgaaatgcAGTTAGTTGAACTTAAGTGTTTTAACCCACTTAAGTGTTAActtaagatatattttaaatgtaacatataaTAACACTTTACTATTTAAATCAAGTGCTGTAATATGtcagtcaacacatcaaaatgacacttttgacaaaagattattaaaacataatgataatttaaaaactactttaaagtaaaacttttaatttgactatAACAAAAAccacttaagtgtgttaagaaacacgGCCATGAAAATGCACTCTATGTACACTTAAGttgccttatatttatttatttttctatgtaCACTTAtgttgccttttatttatttatttttaaatatccttTTATGTTTTGAAGTACACTAAAAGTGCACATTCAGCACAACTAAGTGCACTTCATTATAGGTATAGTTATAGTTTAtccattttgtcatcatttacttgacCTGGCAAAAGCTCTTGGTTCAGTTGAGCATAACTGAATACACTTGCATCACTTTCACAAGTCTGAAGACCTCAATAGTATTCCATAGCAAAGCATTGTGGGAAATTGAGTTTTTGAGGAAATAACTTTTTTCCATAGGACTTTTTATAAGTAATCATAGGTGTACTAGGGACCTATAGACAGCACAGTCCTGCTTTATTGCTGTTCCTTTGCTTATGGTAATCAAACGTGAGTTTAATGTTGATGTAGTGAGTTTTTAGGGGAAAGATACAAAGAGAAAGGGCTTATGGTTAATGTACAGTAGTTGGGTTTATGCCTTTGAGAAAGACAGGATTCTACCACAAGCAGGGGTTTCAGAACCACTGCCAGGCCTCAGCGAACAAGTAAGGGTTTCAGAAATGTGGCTTGGTCCCAAACAGCACCTTCAGAACTGAGGTTAGAGAATGTGTGAGTGTTTGTACCCATCATGCAGTTGGAAATTTACTGAGAGTTCCTCGGAGGTGAAGGACCCTGTTCTGTGGTGCAAAGTGAGTCCTCCCTACAGGTGGAGAAATAAGCTGGGAAATTTGGCTCATTTAAGCCTGATTGCTGGGGATTTACTGTGGATGTGAGCCGAGCTCTGATGTGCATGCATGTAGCCAATATTTGAGTTGTATTGGACCAGATTGCCAGTCCAATAATGAAGATGAAGAGTCAGAGGAAGGCAAAGGGAATTATCTGGGAATAAAACTCTCCATGTTCAGTATTTTGTTAAAGTCTGTGTGTTCTGCTGGGAGTTTgatttggtttgtgtgtgtataaacaggTATGGGACGATGAACTGGAGAAGTCAGCAACCTACTGGGCAGAACAGTGTGAGTGGGAACATGGACCTAAAGATCTACTGATGTCCATCGGGCAGAACCTGGCAGTGCACTGGGGAAGGTATTAGCACAAACACATTTACTAAGACCACATCACTCGTGCATGGTGTTAACATTGCCTTGGGAAACCATGGAAATATTTGGGAATTTTAAAACTGTGATTTCCACACCtaaaaattttgaaaataaattttgttcCTCAAGGCAAAACAAGTTATTAATTCAGATTTGGAgacatgtttttgttgtatttcggacttttttttgtgtattttatcctTGTActttacatttgttattttgcatttatcCAAATCACCTTAAGTTGCagtaacttttaataaaatttcaCAGGCAAAAGGCTCCATTGTCCTTTTTATCAGTAGTATAGGAACCCATggcaattttttttgcataattttcattttgctaaATTGTCAATATAGCAGTATATGCAATATCGTTTCCCACAAGAAAACAGAACAGGTGGTGATTTCTTCTGAATTCGTAAAATGTGAAGTTATTTGTGTAATGATTGTTTTGTTCAAAAAAACATAACCGTCAGTGGGGCAAAAGCAAGttgtatgaaaatgtacaaatactATCATATAAATTCATACGAAATAGCTGAAACATGCAAGTTCTGCccagatttaaaatgtaactcaGTAGTaccataatgcattactttccctgaaaagtaactaagtaaggtaatagttacttttttagggagtaacataCAATTGTAatgaattacttttaaaagtcattttaaccCAGCACTGTTTACATTGAATCAAAAGTATAAagtttatcagttcatgcattcactGGGAATTTAAATCCATCACCCTGCACTGCTAGTACATTTTTACTTAAACTATATTATGGATAAGCTAGCATTTAATCCACCACAAATTTACAAAAGTGATCCACAACCAATCACCCAGGTGAATttcctattatttttttaatccttattcagtaatcaaaataaatgaaacctgAATATACAAGTACATCTGACAAATCTTGACAAATGCTGGTCTTTAAGTTATTTCTCTTCTTGAatgaatgtaaatgcattttacatcTAAACCATTATTTATGTAAAGAGTGTGTGGCCTGATACAGTATTCATTATTTAATCTCTCTCCTGATAGGTACCGCTCTCCGGCCTACCATGTGCAGGCCTGGTACGATGAGGTGAAGGACTACACCTACCCTTACCCACATGAGTGTAACCCCTGGTGCCCTGAGCGCTGCTCTGGACCCATGTGCACCCACTACACACAAGTGAGTGAGAAAAAACAGTTTGCTGACAGTTTACGAATAATTATCTCAGTGGGACTAAACAACATGACATTGTTTATGGTTTTTAACCTTGCGTGCGAAGCTGTGCACGTGCCAGCTAGCGTTTCTCCTCACCAGCAGAGTTTAATAAGTTGCATGTGTGGCctgcattaaaatagaaatgcGTTTGAAAGCAGCATGTGGACCACTGGTGTTCATTAACCTCACACAATAACAGTGTCAGTGTCATGTAACACATAATGGTCCCAAAATGTATTTAGACATCCTGAACTTAAAAATATGTGAATGCCATTGTATCACATTACAAAATATCAAATCAAGTGGTAATTAAAGAAAGGTAGCACAACATTTTTTTGACATGtatgaataaaaagtatttaatattattgaataatatgCCAAATTAAGGAGaaacaatattttgatatttcctgGATGTCAAACCATAGTggaaaaaaacacatcaaaatataCATCAGAAATTGTTTCTGATAAGATATGATACTGATATTGTCTAATTCTTATTATATAAATGAAGTTTAAAGATATAGTTGACCCATAAATTCAAATActactatattttttaaattctcttGTCATTTTTGTCCATCCATTGAAAGTCCAGTGAGGTTTGTTATTGCACATCAAGCATGTACTTTATGGTTGAGATTCTTTTTAACCATATTTGATATGCTCTATGCATGCACATTAATGAATGTTTACATGCAAATGAATCTTATAAAGTTATAGTGTCTGTTCAGAATGCTTGGATTAAACGGCTTGATTCACATGAATCCCTTTAGTTGCACTTTTCAAAGTGTTAAACATTTGGTTGCATGGTCTTTCCGAGAAGAGACAGAAATCCCTCacgtttcataaaaaaatatcttgatttgcaTGTTGacattgacagattttttttatttttaggtaaactTTCAATTTAAGTGATGTTCTTTAGCTTGAGGAacaattctcacttttaacttactattaactatgacttttgcctcaataaactgctCAATAaaaaatttgctgcttattaatagttagtaaagtagttgttatGTTTACGTATGAGGTGGATTAAGAATATGGacatgcagaataagacattaatatgtgctttataagtactaaaaaCAGCAAATATGCTAGTAATAAGCATTAGTAATTTGCAtaatatgctaataagcaactagttaatagtgtgaattggtccctaaactaaagtgtagAATACTGATTAGGGCCACTTTAGGTTAACACTAGTAACCCATGgatttttgtggttctttttttttaatggtttttgaaAAAGTAATGTGGATACTGTCAAAACATATCGAACATGCCAGATCAAACAGATGCAATGCACAAAGATAAGGAGAGCAGGAACGAGAGACCAACCAAAGTTCAAGAGAGATGACAACAGAGAAAATTGAGGACAAAAGGAAGGGTTGAGCAATAGCCTCACGTCCTATCCGACTTTACTTTATCGCTGGGATGAGTTTGTGAAAATACACATTCACTCAGCTCTGAAAGCAGGTCACAAGCATCTGGAAGCCGTTCCTAGACTCCTAAATCATTTTCCTGTTTGACCCGAATTCCTTTGAAGATGCAGAACGCAGAGTTGTAGGGGGATCTGCGCCAAATCTGTGCCGCGATTCCCTCCGTTTCCCTCCTCTCTCATCTGCTGTACGTGGAAGAACTGGTCTGGAGGCCCCATGATCTTCTCGGTGCCAGACGATCCCTCAGGGTTAAGCTTGAGTTTGTGTTTTTTGAGACTGATTAGTTTGCTATATCACTGTTCCATGGCCAACACCGTCTGCGGCCTCTGCAGAGGAAGTGCATTCCTGAGGGAGCATTGAGACGTGCTCCCTCGATCGTGTTCTGCGAGGTTAGATGCAAACCCACTACAGTTTAACagtatgtttgaaaaaaaaaagtctgagtaAGCACTTCCCTTTCATTTCGCAGTGAAATTGTTTGGCTCGTGCTGCAGGGCTGCACTCGGTGAACCATGTTGTGTTTAAGCAAATCCGTGAGGGCCTTGACCACAACCCAGTGGGCTGCACGCAGACATTGCTTTGTTTGTGTGGATAAGAGTGGATGAAGGGAAGTTTTTCAGGAAACTGGCCAGGTCACACTCGAGGTGCTTCTCCTTCAACCCTACAGGGTAGAATGAAAGAGGACAGTCTCTATTCACGGCCCGCGTGGCCCCATCAATCTACCGCTGCGGCACCAGAATGGAGACCACTTCCTGCTGGGGAACACTTCCTCCACAGAGGGGAGGCGATATGGATGTCTATTTCATGGTTTCGACCACAACAGCAAATGGACCTGCATCTTCcatgcatgcaaaaataaattaattcagtaTCACTTTATCTAAGGTGTCTTAATTTGGTCAAACCTGCAAATAAGGAAGTTCAAATAGCACAGTTgcatcaacaaatgtgttttttacatcagttttgcatttgttaacactatcgggtaggtttagggttggtatTGGTGTAGGGGTTATTTCTAACACAATAAAGCATTAACTTTTAGCGACTCTTCCTGGATATTTGAAATCTGAACCACCACAGTACGTACAGTACTTGAAGCAACGTATTTAAAACACAGCAATCTGTGCcactataaacataataaaaatgcacCATGGTCACATTTTGAACTCGTGTTTAagcaccactcactggacatttcactttgtgTTATGTGTTTATAGGCATGCATTTCCAATGAGTCTGGGTTGCAAAAGAACCTATAGATTTGGCTTGGGTCCACTATCATTGTATTGGTTTATGGGATGTTTATCCTGATGAAAAATATAACTATAAGATTGCATCGAAAAGAAAAAACATACTTGTATCCACATTCAAGATGACTTACATGTCAGTATTTATGAACAAAACTATTATCCTGAGTATAAGTAAGCGCCTTAGCAGACACCTTTAACAAAAGCATATTTCTCTTCATTTACAGCTGGTTTGGGCCACGACCAACCGTGTCGGCTGTGCTGTTCACACGTGTCCGCGTATTAACGTATGGGGAGAAATCTGGGAGAACGCCGTCTATCTCGTCTGCAACTACTCACCCAAGTAAGAGCAGCTCTTTCTGCTGACGTTTATTCACTGAAAACCAGATGGCTAATTACTGTTACTGCTGATGAGTCTATTGAATGAAGCTTTCATACAGCAAAGGTTCCATGCTTTAAAACATGGAAGCTATAAGCAAAGATCCAAGTAAATGGAGAGTTTTAGTAAAAGGAAAACATGTGCAGAATATGCTATACTTTTCCAAGCTAATGATTTAATTTGGCAGCTGGGAATTGTTTTCCTAAATCAGTCTCGAGATCCGTGAGAGTATGTGATAGTGTGTTTTGAGTGCTCAGTCAAATGTGCAGATTTTACAGTCGTTACCAAACTCATGCTGAACCCGTGCCCTATTTCTAGGGGGAACTGGATCGGGGAAGCCCCTTACCAACAAGGCGTACCCTGTTCCCAGTGCCCACCAAGCTATGGAGGAAACTGCAGAGACAGACTCTGCTACAAGGGTGAGTGCTCATAGATGAATGATTACTAAGTTATAACTCACAGAAGTCTAAAtctaacttttagtttttttgttcatttgttttaaggaGACCCTGAACGTCACGAGTCTCCAGATATGAATGAGGTGGAGATGCCGCAGGAGCCCGTTCAGCCTCGGACGACTCCAACTAAACCTCAACCCAAACCCTATTTCCCCCAAAAACCTGCAAATGCCAATCCTTCCTCAACCAGGACTACAAGAACTACCTATCTAGGTTATTGTCAATAATATTacttgatataataataaaaaaaataactatttacaaatgataaaaaactattaattattataatttataattttaaattatttgtatatatatatatatatatatatatatatatatatatatatatatatatatatatatatatatagtataggcATTTTCAGAATTgtataattatttgaatgtaGCTTTGGTAATAATGTGTACTAAAAGATTTAACATTTCTACTATTTTATCTTTCAGCACAAAACATTAAGTGTGAGACAAAAATGAGGGACAAATGTAAAGGAGCAGCCTGCAACAGGTCAGTgtaaaataatttgatatttcTTTAAAGATTTGAAGATACGTTAAGTTCAGCCAATTTTACTGGTGATTTTATTTTGTAGGTACAACTGCCCGGCGAACTGCTTAAATAAGAAGGGGAAAGTGTGGGGAACACTCTACTATGATGTTGTAAGTTATACTTCGAGATTACTCATGGTCCTGTTTGGTGGGTGATGttagattaatttattaattccgTTTTTTCTCCTGTTATTTTAGCAATCGAGTATTTGTCGTGCTGCTATCCACTACGGAATAATCGACAACAATGGAGGCCTTGTGGATGTTACAAGAAAAGACAACTTCCCATTCTTTGTAAAGGCAACCAAGAATGGTGTAGAGTCATTAAGGTAGTCTAAACGTTAGGATCCACTGAATTCAGTTTGTCCACATTTCACTGTCTACATGGGAGATAGTCAATCAAATCTGCATTGTTTGATTTTCTTTTCAGTAAATACAAACCTGGCAATGCATTTACAGTGTCGAGAGTGGAAGGTGAGCATTTTAATAGTCTGCTTAATCttcataaatatacatttcaaagaaaaacatttagCAAATTAGATAGAGATATTCTTAAATCCTACTTAAGAatatcaaaaacacacaaatgatgaactaattgcattttatatcaatttaaactacatttaaacATGCAGTTAAGTCCCCTGAAATATTGGATTCATTTCcccctttattttatttcaataataattccTCTTTTCAAAAGTATGCTaagtatgtattattatttaaatgcaagtaTTCTCAttgatatttgttgtttttcagcATGCAATCGGTGTGTTAATTAAAGCTACTCAAATGGCTGGCAAATCATCTTTAGAATCAtgtattttttccccttctttagAGCAAACTATAGACTGCTACACAACAGTGGCTGAGATTTGTCCCTTCAAGGCATCCACCTCTCACTGTCCAAGGTAGCGTTCAGTGTTTTGAAATATTCATCATTTAAACTCCAATATCAGATCAGTTGTATGTACTTTCCTTGTCGTAATGTAATGCACCTTACCAGTTTCTCCTCTATCTCATCAGAGTCTTCTGCCCAGCTAATTGCATAAACGAACCTTCATATTGGGCTCCAGTGGTTGGCAGCAACATCTACGGAGATGTGAGTACCTGCTTTAGTCCGGAGGCATCTGTACAGGGCTAAGAGATTAGAAATGAAGGAGAACAGACATTCGTGGTCAGGCACTTACGAGTGCTAAAGTGAGCGTGCTGCTCTTGTGGTGAGAGTCGACTGCAGGAATTGTCTGTGTGAGTCTAAAGGGAGTTTTCGGCGAAGGTGGCCTCCATTGTCACCACTAATTTCTCTCGCAGAGTGTATACTGACCACAGAGCAGCAGCTGGGAGAGCTGACTCATGCATGCCTGAGGTCAGGACTTAGCCTTACTGACCACTTAACTGTTAAAAGAACAGCTGGCTGTGTAACGTCATTATTGCagaatttctttattaatttattaatcaaaattatgaCACTAATGCATTTGATAGCCCctaaagaagtgcacttaattgtattttaactaaattgcttttaaaagtctttacttGCAGATAAAATATTCCTAATTAAATAAAAGgtcacttaagtatacttaaagggtaagtttacccaaatagcaaaattatgtcattaataactcaccctcatgtcgttccaaacccgtgagacctccgtttatcttcagaacacagtttaagatattttagatttagtccgagagctctcagtccctccattgaagctgtgtgtacggtctactgtcccatgtccagaaaggtaagaaaaacatcatcaaagtagttcatgtgacatcagagggtcagttagaatttttgaagcatcgaaaatacattttggtccaaaaatagcaaacactacgactttattcagcattgtcttctctttcgtgtctgttgtgagagagagagttcaaaacacagcagtttgtgatatccggttcgcgaacgaatcactcaatgtaaccggatctttttgaaccagttcaccaaatcaaactgaatctttttaaacggttcgtgtctcaaataagcattaatccacaaatgacttaagctgttaactttttaatgtggctgacactccctctgagttcaaacaaaccaatatcccggagtaattcatttactcaaacagtacactgactgaactgctgtgaagagagaactgaagatgaacaccgagccgaatcagataacgaacaatagactgactcgtctGTACTTTGTAATGTTAACCTCAGTATTACTTTTAATGtcagtatatttttaaatgcgcTAAACTGCAACGACATCATTGCAcatgtgtaatttaaaataaatttaaatgcacaACATACCGATATCAAtggaaattacattaaagtatatttaaagtcTATTTTAGTGTAACATAAATACTTCAGCAGtaactttaaccatatttcaaagataatagaagtaattttaaaatcacataaaaagaTGTACTTAATTGGGTCCAAAAAGCACTCTACGGTTAAGCttatcacatttaatataaatgtaaactataaaacattttcattcaattGCACTTAAGATGCCATTAAGAATCTGAAAGCATTAAATTCAGTTTGCgcttaagtatattcttttgaAGCATGTACTTTCTGTAATAAGTAcccccttttttctttctttttattttacgaTATGCTAAAGTGTGCATCTTTTCCAAatgaaaaaggtaaataaaaaaaggaaatagtgTCAATAACTACTATGTCATTCCAACCCTGTATAATGTTTTCTTCCATTTAACACAAAAAGGAACTTTTGAATAATACTCCAATATAATGAATGATGACTATTCATTCATCCAAATCACTCTGCATAATTTATGTGAGAGACAGATCAAACTTTAAgttgttattcactgataatcttcaGCAGGCTCTTTAGCGAGATGCCAAATGCCGTGAACTccaatttgtgaatgaatcattcagaaatgGATCTGCTGGATTCATTGCAAAGCCCTGAATCAAACTGTAAGTTTAAAGTACaactgaaatcaaaatttacCGTATTTACTTTCCCTAAATTGATCATTTTGtggtgaacaattcatccatgcaatccacacacaaacaaatttgGCTTCGTAacctttaatcaaaatctgaaaatgccctTCCCCTCTGCATTGGAGGACCTCCCCTGATGACGTAGGTTTGATGGTTTGGGTGTCTGCTTAGCGTCCGTAACCACGGTCTTCCAACCTGTGTGTTTGCGAGCAGTGAAAGGAGAGATGGCGAGAAGGTGCATTTTTTGCTTGTGGCACTCACAAAACACTTCTCCCATTCCCAAAAATTTTGAGAGGCCACCGATGTGCTCGAAGCACCTCACGCGCGAATGCTTCAAAAATAGGACAGAACACGAAATGGGGTTTGCTAGATATCTGTCGTTAACAGATAACGCGGTCGCGTCAGTGTACACCGTTACTACCTCACAAAGTTTGACGGTAAGTGGAACTAGCTACAACTAAACTCTTGAGACGATGAACATCATTTAGGGCTGCCAACATAACTTTTCTAGATCCAATCAGTAGCTAGTTGGAATATAAAGCCACGCCCACTATTGTTCCTCATTTAGTGTTCCGTTTCTCTCAGAAATAtgtcacaacactggagaaaagtcGTTTGCAACTTCCAGTTCACGCGGTCTTTAATTTACATCAATTCAATGGTCAGTCTTCAGTTATTTCTTAACTTAACTAAAATCAGGATAGCTCCTCCAATATGTCTTTTTCTCAGAGATCTAGTCTGGAATGGCCTGGTTGTGTAGTAGTGTGTGAACTCAAATGAACTTATTGCCTTTTGGCCCTTTTGGCTTGTTACAACCACATTCCTGTGTAAAAGCTGAGCGTCTGCATAGCTGGCCTCAGATCAGAGCACGCTTTCCAGCAAGCATTAATTAAACCTCATTATTCAGTGGTTTGGACTTGGTAATTTGTGAAGGTAGTCTTTGTTTTAAAGTGTACTTATACTCAACGCATGAGCAATTGGATGAGTATTATAAGATAGCGACACACAGATGTACTTTCGTCACTTCCATCACTTTTCATTACTAAATGGTTTTGTGGACAGAAGCAGACAGGATTTAACCTTTTTCcaggtttaaataataaaagctgAAGGTACATGCAGTTCCAGAGGCTTTACGCACACTAAGCTTCTCTGAAGCCAGGCGTCTGGCCAACTTGCCTTTTCGGGAGCTCTTGAGCTCTGGTCTTGCTCTTGTGCGTGCCATAGACATCGAAGTGATGTCATATGTCTAGGCTTCTTTAGACTGTTTACATCTCAAGGACTGTGGAATTGAGCGTGGAAAACATAGTTGTATGGTGCTATGGACAGTGTCATTATTACTGTTGCTCACTTACGACCAGTCGTGTATAAAGAACCTGAAaatcatactcaagtaaaagtacagatatcttaccagacaattactttggtagaagttgaaacAATACATTAAGCCTATTTATGCatctgtaactgcaggttaaattcatccatgtcccctctgatatgatatatatatatgtaaacagcttgagtagcaagattgtgttcagttttaactatttcttccattttatatttttgggggagaataagaagcacttcatccagtacttagtgtctttcattccaacataagaaaacatttctggaatctgcatctgaaattgAATTTAACCAacagtttatgtatctcagagGGGTCATGGATgaatttaacctgcagttacagatACATAAATAGGCTTAATGTATTGCTTTTAACATAAAACGCTGAATGCTGATATTTGACATAATTGAAAACATGTgggaaattaaaaccgccagtagatTACAGCTagtgaatgttaatgagtgagtcattgagattgaaccgattcattcaaacagctgattcattcagaaacaaagcattgcACCATGTTAATGAatgaaacactgaatcatttatttaaccgattcattcaaaaagctgattcattcaatgagAAAACACCGTCCATTGCTCAGAGATGTAAAACggtgctgtgatctttgtttggaaatACTTtcgttggcaaaattgagcaaaaacaaacaatattatgtttaaaatgtaagtcacttattgCTTAACTGAACTTGTATAAagtgattattaaatgtgttcatgcatctaCAGAAAAAcggtactctttgtgtgatatggattaagttaactaggcctgcattaaattatataaatataaaaagcatacaaaataattattgccATCTACAATTTAGAGTGCCtggaattttgagttttaatataCCAATAAATTAATGTGCGTGCACTCGGTGTATGATTTGGTGATGTAGCCTACTTGGTAAcgtcagattgcacatcattacaacaaaacTTACCATATTATCGCAGATGATGCTGTATCGCAAACCCCAGCCTCGACTTGAGTGGAAAAGTTCAATCATCTGCGGTTGAGTGCGGCGTgcacttgtttgcacatgagcaaaAGTGTTTTTAGGAGTCTAACTTGCAAACACCAGCCCGATGATTCGTCAAACTTGCAAACCTGCAAACCTGCAcctttcctgcagtctgtgttcttctgactattttgtagtaagtaacgaatatacttatgggaaatgtatcagagtaaaaggatacattttaaagtaaaagttGCCTGAGATATAAAAACTACAAATACtcccaaaaaatacttaagtaatgtaacaaagtattttttttttacttcgttaCATCACAACACTGCTTATGACTTATTTTTGCCCTGAATAACAGTCTGGAGGGGTTGAgtgtattgttttaaataaaggttgaaatatgcTGAGTTTTGCAGTGTATTTCAGCCTTTAGGGATTcatgtcatgtggtgtaaccatcaatttatttattaatctaaatttaaaacaaatattatgatttattaatttctaaatattatcTTTTTGGGGAAgtcacaccacatgacatttttcaACCTGAATTAACCTTGCTTTGTCACAAAGAGGTCAAATTACTTTATataatttactgttttatttttttttttactgttttattacttttttattactgagcatcaaaaatattttattttctaagaaTTAAGGATAAAAGATTAGACCAAACTACCAAAATATAAATGTGGAAAAATGAatttcatttcagaaattcaaAGCATACCTATCATAGAACAGATTTATATGAGGCATTGTatgtaaaattaaactaaaagaaaaataagaGCAAAAATCATGTAATTTACCCAAAAAGTGTagtttgctcaccaaggctgcatttatttgattaaagatacagtaaaacagtaattttgtgaaatattattacgatttaaaataagtttagcttttattgtaatatattttaagctgtaatttattcctgtgatgcaaagctgaattttcagcactgtT
Protein-coding sequences here:
- the crispld2 gene encoding cysteine-rich secretory protein LCCL domain-containing 2 — translated: MHRLVSIALLFLGASLAASLFLPDSLELRQIMQRYQDELEPNGTKADAPLRTRRAIRWSDREEILQLHNKLRGAVQPTASNMEYMVWDDELEKSATYWAEQCEWEHGPKDLLMSIGQNLAVHWGRYRSPAYHVQAWYDEVKDYTYPYPHECNPWCPERCSGPMCTHYTQLVWATTNRVGCAVHTCPRINVWGEIWENAVYLVCNYSPKGNWIGEAPYQQGVPCSQCPPSYGGNCRDRLCYKGDPERHESPDMNEVEMPQEPVQPRTTPTKPQPKPYFPQKPANANPSSTRTTRTTYLAQNIKCETKMRDKCKGAACNRYNCPANCLNKKGKVWGTLYYDVQSSICRAAIHYGIIDNNGGLVDVTRKDNFPFFVKATKNGVESLSKYKPGNAFTVSRVEEQTIDCYTTVAEICPFKASTSHCPRVFCPANCINEPSYWAPVVGSNIYGDGSSICRAAIHSGVIKASGGYVDLLALDKRKSYTGTLKNGIQSESKTNTEGGSFRVFAVRE